Genomic window (Heptranchias perlo isolate sHepPer1 chromosome 11, sHepPer1.hap1, whole genome shotgun sequence):
ctggggtttctgccaaagtttcagcaggagattgggagaacccctacAAAAATTCCTGGCACATGTGTTTACCTTTCCTTTTCTTCCCTAGCTGGACAAGAAGTTGGCACTTTGACCTCTGACTATCTCCAGTCTGTAGGCTGGTCAGTAAAGCTGCCAATTAAACTGGCTGccaatccctctctcctcctgcccccaaaaCCATTGAAGGTGGCATTTGTTTATTCCCAGTTGGATATTGGATCTATCTTATGGATATGTAGAGAATAAAAAAATGATGTAGAAATACATTTTTGTACAGTTAAATAAGAGGAAGTCAGGCTGTGCTGCATTAGCTTTGTCTTGGCTGtcgtgtttaagaacataagaaataggagcaggagtaggccatgcagcccctcgagcctactccatccttcaataagatcatggctgatcttcgatctcaactccactttcccgcccaattcccatatccttttattccctcagtcattgagtgaatatactcaatgactgagcatccacagacctctgggtagagaattcaaaatatTTACGACCTTCTGAGTGATGAAATTCCTCCAAAGGAAGAAATTCCTTTGCTTTGGGCATGGAAGAATTGGTCACAGGAAAAACTGAAACTGGTAAGTGGTGATGCATTTGTGGAAAGAAAAATATCCTGGTAAAAATCAACTACAAAGATTAACTACAAAATTTTGCTTAGTGCATAGATAAGACTACTTTTTGGTTTTATTTGTGCATTAGATTTTGAATAGTATCTTATGGCAAAAATAAAATGTAGTATGTGGATCTAAAGGGTGAAAGTGAAGACTGAAATGGTATCTGAGATGagcttaaatgtatttaatgaggcCTTGCTCAGACTCTTCCTTAAGCACACTGGAGCCATGTGTAGATGACAGAAGATTTAGCTTAAGAAAGCAGGATGTGCTCCATAAATGGAATCTTCAAGGGATATACCATTAACGCAGAACGATCACAGATCAACCCCCACAAAGTAATAGACCTGTTGTGAATTCACCATTCTGGGCTTAGTAAGTTGAGGCCAATGTGATGAGTGGCACCCAGTTGATGAGCTTGAGAGTTGCTTTTAGGCATTGTAATTTCTGCCCAAGAAATATTTGGGCTCTTAAAATGTTATTATTACCACAGTTAGAATTCTCAAAAACTCCTAATGGTCTTTGTTTCTACAAACCCTTCACTGAATTACATTTAATTAGGTTGAATATGACAATGCTGATACCAGTCTCAATTACAGATGCAGGTGGGCAGCCACTGGGCTTTTTAGTAGTTTTCTTTAAAAATTCAAACTCTGATTAAGAAGAGAAAGAAATGTACTTGCCCGTTTTTGAGCTCTCCAAGAACAGCTTCCATGTGTGTACCTTTTCTTTTCCCAGACAAGAAAGACCATGCCATGCTCTTGCAGTAAAGTAGAAGAGACCTCATTCATCAGTGCAGACACTTGTGACAGCTGAGCTAGGCTATAGCTGTCCAAGAAGCTTGCAATGTGCCTCAGTATCTCAGATGGAAAACTACTCAAGCTAAGCATATTTTTGCCACTTTCCCATACATTTAGATGCCTGTGACTGTTCCAACATAGAACTGGAGGAACATCTGGCTTAACTGCAAACGTACTTTGGTGCTGGTTGTAGATCACTTTTGCCTTCTGCGTGGAGGGGCAAAATCTTTGTTGCGAATAGGAACAGCCAAGATAAGCTAGAGGACATCTTTGTATCATCCATCCATTCAGGCATGACTGAATGTCAGCATGCACATTCTTGAAATGTGAAGAAAACTCATCTCGCCTGAAGAAATGGTGGCACATAAATGTAAAGGTAGAACTCAATTTGTTGTGTCTTCTCGTGATACACTCTGTCTGGAGTTTCAGATATAGACAagagcctctctctgctgctaTATCAGCCAAAACTACATCATGGCCAAAAGGAGCAGAGGGGAAAGAATAAGTCTGAGTCGCAGTATCAATAATCAGTCCATCAATGGCTTTTGTTTCTGATATAACATGGCCTTTTAGCAATTTCTCCAAATAACAAAGTAATGAAATAGTAACTTCATCATTTTGATGACTCTCTGAGTCCAGGTCAGAAGTGTCCACagctttgttctgctttttggccTTACTTGATAATGTATCTCCCAAATATCCACGATTGGCACGGAAGCTGGTGGGAATCTTAAATGTATTGACAGTTCTAACATCCTGGGCCTCCAGTTTCCCATAAACAAAGTCTTTTTCTTTGGGTGTACATGCACTCATCTGGCCAAATCGAATAAGCATACTGCCATGATGCGCCAAGTACATATTGAAGTGTTTTGTATCCATCTGAGTTCCTAGCCTGTCCAAAACACCTTCCTGCCAAGGAGCTTCACCTGTCTTTTCTATTGCTGCTAACAAAGCTGGGTCTGATGTATTGGTTTTATCTTCAGACAGGTTTTTCTTATTTTTAGTGCTAGCTGATGGATCCTCACTCTTCTGTTTAGTTATAACAGTTTTCTCTACAATGGTACAGCTACCTTTTTCCTTACTGAAAATATTCTCCCAAGTAGAATACTTAGTTAAATCTACCTCATTGGATTCTGCAAGAGCTTTTCGTTCTTCCTGGGTGAGTTCAACCATCCCTTCCGCACCTGCGCTGACTTCATCAATTCCATCTTGATGTGTTTCTGTTCCTGTTTCAAGAAAATTCCTATCGAAAGATGCAGATGTCACTAGCTGTCCTCCCACTGCCCCCActtcattcaaatccaaatcattttcATTAACTGTCTCTGCCATCTCTGGAAAAAGTTCAGCCATCTTCACTGAATTGAAAAGAATCTCCTGATCCCTCATTGCAACGTCGAAGTCCAAATTATCTGTATTCAAGGATTCTTTGACTGCACTATTCTGTAATGTTTTGTCATCTTCATTAGCTGGCCAACGATTCCATTGCATTGAGCAGCACACAATGCTGGCAGGACAGACACGAAGGTGTTTGGAAAGTTTGTGGCGTGCCATGGAGAAGGGGCAGCCAAAAGCTGAATTTAGGCAAGGGACATGTTCGAGTGGACACAGTAGTGTATGTTCGTTCTCCTTACACTGATGAAAAACAGCACCACACTTGGAAGGGCAACTGATAACCAAACAGGAAACAGAAGCTTCAAAGGACTTTCTGCAGTGCCGACTATAACACTT
Coding sequences:
- the LOC137326964 gene encoding F-box only protein 40-like, whose translation is MIRNRSSTPRLHVHCEKCYSRHCRKSFEASVSCLVISCPSKCGAVFHQCKENEHTLLCPLEHVPCLNSAFGCPFSMARHKLSKHLRVCPASIVCCSMQWNRWPANEDDKTLQNSAVKESLNTDNLDFDVAMRDQEILFNSVKMAELFPEMAETVNENDLDLNEVGAVGGQLVTSASFDRNFLETGTETHQDGIDEVSAGAEGMVELTQEERKALAESNEVDLTKYSTWENIFSKEKGSCTIVEKTVITKQKSEDPSASTKNKKNLSEDKTNTSDPALLAAIEKTGEAPWQEGVLDRLGTQMDTKHFNMYLAHHGSMLIRFGQMSACTPKEKDFVYGKLEAQDVRTVNTFKIPTSFRANRGYLGDTLSSKAKKQNKAVDTSDLDSESHQNDEVTISLLCYLEKLLKGHVISETKAIDGLIIDTATQTYSFPSAPFGHDVVLADIAAERGSCLYLKLQTECITRRHNKLSSTFTFMCHHFFRRDEFSSHFKNVHADIQSCLNGWMIQRCPLAYLGCSYSQQRFCPSTQKAKVIYNQHQSTFAVKPDVPPVLCWNSHRHLNVWESGKNMLSLSSFPSEILRHIASFLDSYSLAQLSQVSALMNEVSSTLLQEHGMVFLVWEKKRYTHGSCSWRAQKRKWQFSSVFSTIDHWRFNDSPSMAEHLKTCSYYVTERRSKPVPLINMCKSQETDQKKKSLIDMFNRKEAAGRFSSLTD